One window from the genome of Acidobacteriota bacterium encodes:
- a CDS encoding HPr family phosphocarrier protein, producing the protein MIERRIEVINRLGLHARAAAKLVHLTGTFESDVQLIIDGDEVDAKSILGILMLGAAQGTILDVRCDGGDEEEALEAVCDLFAQRFGEES; encoded by the coding sequence ATGATCGAGCGGCGGATTGAAGTCATCAACCGTCTGGGACTCCACGCCCGGGCGGCTGCAAAGCTAGTTCACCTTACCGGCACCTTCGAAAGTGACGTGCAGCTCATCATCGACGGTGACGAGGTGGACGCCAAGAGCATTCTGGGAATTCTGATGCTGGGCGCGGCCCAGGGCACCATTCTCGACGTGCGCTGCGACGGCGGCGACGAGGAGGAGGCCTTGGAGGCCGTATGCGATCTTTTTGCTCAACGTTTTGGAGAGGAGAGCTGA
- the ptsP gene encoding phosphoenolpyruvate--protein phosphotransferase codes for MGGRERVIKGLGVAEGIAIGRAVCIETRVGEIYRFPLAEHQLEAEVDRLHRAVERANQELQNISGHTAGELRQELSGILDAHALLLKDQALLDKVVRRIQEEHVNAEWAVHRTTSELAARFDTLDDEYLRERKQDILDVGQYLLRALQGIAHHELSEIEGDIILVADDLPPSEAVRLGRERVLGFAIGSGGRTSHTTIIARSLKVPAVGGLEGVTAEVTDEDPVIIDGGGGQIILHPTPETLAEYRRRQRKLVEKDRQLMATRDLATVTLDGVSIQLMANIDLPEEIEDTVAVGAAGIGLYRSEFLYIEKSPEMPTEEDHLDIYKRLAEAVAPHPLVIRTYDLGGRKLAKEMMEAGGENPVLGMRGLRLTMARPEMFRTQLRAVFRAARHYEVWLMLPLVAAVEEVREFRAFADQVLDELEAEGRECSRDYRLGVMIEVPSAAFVADHLAREVDFFSIGTNDLIQYSQAVDRNNEQVAHLYRPLHPGLLRMLRFIIESARNAGIEVSLCGEMAADPTIAPLLVGLGMRRLSVSPRLVPVIKAQLRRLSAKELAEVAERCLEMSTADEVGEYLTDFLRRRAPEDPPTGEIVLEESQSSPADGEASSIPAGHRNS; via the coding sequence ATGGGTGGCCGGGAGCGGGTGATCAAGGGATTGGGAGTCGCCGAAGGCATCGCCATCGGCCGGGCCGTGTGCATCGAGACTCGGGTCGGCGAGATCTACCGCTTCCCGCTGGCGGAGCATCAGCTGGAGGCCGAAGTGGATCGCCTGCACCGGGCGGTGGAGCGGGCCAACCAAGAACTCCAGAACATCTCCGGTCACACCGCCGGCGAGCTCCGTCAAGAGCTCAGCGGAATTCTCGACGCCCATGCCCTCCTGCTCAAGGACCAGGCTCTGCTGGACAAAGTCGTGCGGCGCATTCAGGAAGAACACGTCAACGCCGAGTGGGCGGTGCACCGCACCACCAGCGAGCTGGCGGCCCGCTTCGATACGCTGGATGACGAATACCTGCGGGAGCGCAAACAGGACATCCTCGACGTCGGCCAGTACCTGCTGCGGGCCCTCCAGGGCATCGCTCATCACGAGCTGTCGGAAATCGAAGGCGACATCATTCTGGTGGCGGACGATCTGCCACCCTCGGAAGCCGTGCGCCTCGGCCGGGAACGAGTCCTGGGCTTCGCCATCGGCTCCGGCGGCCGCACCTCCCACACCACCATCATCGCCCGCTCCCTGAAGGTGCCGGCGGTGGGTGGATTGGAAGGGGTCACCGCCGAGGTGACCGACGAGGACCCGGTGATCATCGACGGTGGGGGAGGGCAGATCATCCTCCACCCGACGCCGGAGACCCTGGCGGAATACCGCCGCCGCCAGCGCAAGCTGGTGGAGAAGGACCGCCAGCTGATGGCCACCCGCGACCTGGCCACCGTCACCCTCGACGGAGTCTCCATCCAGCTGATGGCCAATATCGACCTGCCGGAGGAGATCGAAGACACCGTGGCGGTGGGAGCCGCCGGCATCGGTCTCTACCGCAGCGAGTTCCTGTACATCGAGAAGAGCCCCGAGATGCCCACCGAGGAAGACCATCTCGACATCTACAAGCGGCTCGCCGAGGCGGTGGCGCCGCACCCGTTGGTCATCCGCACGTACGACCTGGGCGGCCGCAAGCTGGCCAAGGAAATGATGGAAGCGGGGGGCGAGAACCCAGTCCTCGGCATGCGCGGCCTGCGCCTGACCATGGCTCGGCCGGAGATGTTCCGGACCCAGTTGCGAGCCGTCTTCCGCGCGGCCCGTCACTACGAGGTCTGGCTGATGCTGCCCCTGGTGGCCGCGGTGGAGGAAGTGCGGGAATTTCGTGCCTTCGCCGATCAGGTCTTGGACGAGCTCGAGGCGGAAGGGCGGGAATGCAGCCGCGACTATCGGCTGGGGGTGATGATCGAGGTCCCCTCGGCGGCCTTCGTCGCCGACCACCTCGCCCGGGAAGTCGATTTCTTCTCCATCGGCACCAACGACCTGATCCAATACTCCCAGGCGGTGGACCGCAACAACGAGCAGGTCGCCCATCTCTACCGGCCGCTTCATCCCGGCCTTCTTCGCATGCTACGCTTCATCATCGAGAGCGCCAGGAACGCGGGGATCGAGGTCAGCCTATGCGGTGAAATGGCCGCCGACCCGACCATCGCTCCTCTGCTCGTCGGCCTCGGGATGCGCCGCCTGTCGGTGAGCCCGCGGCTGGTGCCGGTGATCAAGGCCCAGCTTCGTCGACTCTCTGCCAAGGAATTGGCGGAAGTGGCAGAACGCTGCCTGGAGATGAGCACCGCCGACGAGGTGGGGGAGTACCTCACCGACTTCCTCCGGCGCCGAGCGCCGGAAGATCCTCCCACTGGAGAGATCGTGCTCGAAGAATCGCAATCCAGCCCCGCCGATGGCGAGGCGTCGTCCATACCCGCCGGACACAGGAACTCCTGA
- a CDS encoding cupin domain-containing protein — protein MKAPIRKVDKPWGYELIFAHTDNYAGKILHVDPGHALSLQYHEQKDETLFLQSGEVDIQIQDGDDGLVSHRMTAGESFHIRPGVRHRMVAGAAGCDIIEVSTPQLDDVVRLEDRYGRV, from the coding sequence ATGAAAGCGCCGATTCGCAAGGTGGACAAGCCCTGGGGCTACGAGCTGATCTTCGCCCACACCGACAACTACGCGGGCAAGATTCTGCACGTGGACCCGGGCCATGCCCTCTCGCTGCAGTACCACGAGCAAAAGGACGAGACTCTCTTCCTACAGTCCGGCGAGGTGGACATCCAAATTCAGGACGGCGACGACGGCCTGGTCTCCCACCGCATGACCGCCGGCGAGTCCTTCCACATCCGCCCCGGCGTGCGCCACCGCATGGTCGCCGGCGCTGCCGGCTGCGACATCATCGAGGTGTCCACGCCGCAGCTCGATGACGTGGTGCGCCTGGAAGATCGTTACGGCCGTGTCTGA
- the miaB gene encoding tRNA (N6-isopentenyl adenosine(37)-C2)-methylthiotransferase MiaB, whose translation MSSLNVLEPAAAPPRRSRSQRYYIETWGCQMNELDSQRMAGQLMSQGLLPTRDPRDADVILLNSCSVREKAQNKVYSRLGEYRRFKDHNPDLLVGLCGCVAQQEGERALRRVSDLDFVLGPARVGELRSVLDRRRGGERVVATGFPEQRNYEFDAIDRDGLYKGMVTIIEGCNKRCTFCIVPSTRGPERCRPFEEILEEVRHLLSFGFVEIELLGQTVNHWQDPQQDLDFADLLDAVARLEGLKRLRFVTSYPRDFTPAMVEQFARHPNICPYLHLPVQSGSDRVLKRMGRGYEVAPYRELLASIREARPEIALSTDLIVGFPGETEEDFRQTLELVEEVRYASIFAFKYSPRPGTAAPRLKDPVDDADASRRLQELFDLQNSIQLEIHQQMVGERHEILVTSGVREDGTQMGRTPCHRIVHFPVAEAPVSPGSLTEVEIVHGGPHSLRGTLTAPPPAASPEGAEAGLRGSSGLPVLRG comes from the coding sequence ATGAGCTCGCTCAACGTTTTGGAGCCCGCCGCCGCGCCGCCGCGGCGCAGCCGCTCCCAGCGCTACTACATCGAGACCTGGGGTTGCCAGATGAACGAGCTGGACAGCCAGCGCATGGCTGGCCAGCTGATGTCCCAGGGCCTCCTGCCCACCCGCGATCCCCGCGATGCGGACGTCATCCTGCTCAACTCCTGCAGCGTCCGGGAGAAGGCCCAGAACAAGGTCTACTCGCGGCTGGGGGAGTACCGCCGATTCAAGGACCACAACCCGGACCTGCTGGTGGGGCTGTGCGGCTGCGTAGCCCAGCAGGAGGGCGAGCGCGCCCTGCGCCGAGTCTCGGATCTGGACTTCGTCCTCGGCCCGGCCCGGGTCGGGGAGCTGCGTTCCGTCCTCGACCGTCGCCGCGGCGGTGAGCGAGTGGTGGCCACAGGCTTCCCGGAGCAGCGCAACTACGAATTCGACGCCATCGACCGGGACGGCCTGTACAAGGGCATGGTGACCATCATCGAGGGCTGCAACAAGCGTTGCACCTTCTGCATCGTCCCCAGCACCCGAGGTCCGGAGCGCTGCCGCCCCTTCGAGGAGATCCTCGAGGAGGTGCGCCATCTGCTGAGCTTCGGCTTCGTGGAGATCGAGCTTCTGGGGCAGACGGTGAACCATTGGCAGGACCCGCAGCAGGACCTGGATTTTGCCGACCTGCTGGATGCCGTGGCGCGCCTGGAGGGCCTGAAGCGCCTGCGCTTCGTGACCTCCTATCCCCGAGACTTCACACCGGCGATGGTGGAGCAATTCGCCCGCCATCCGAATATCTGTCCCTACCTGCACCTGCCGGTTCAGTCGGGGTCGGATCGCGTCCTGAAGCGCATGGGCCGCGGCTACGAGGTCGCCCCCTACCGCGAGCTCCTGGCTTCGATCCGCGAGGCCAGGCCGGAGATCGCCCTGTCGACGGATCTCATCGTCGGCTTCCCGGGGGAGACGGAAGAGGATTTTCGTCAGACTCTGGAGCTGGTGGAGGAGGTCCGCTACGCGTCGATCTTCGCGTTCAAGTACTCCCCCCGCCCGGGCACCGCGGCACCGCGGCTCAAGGATCCGGTGGACGACGCCGACGCCAGCCGCCGGTTGCAGGAGCTCTTCGATCTGCAGAACTCGATTCAGCTGGAGATCCACCAGCAGATGGTGGGGGAGCGGCACGAGATCCTGGTGACCAGCGGGGTGCGCGAGGACGGCACGCAGATGGGCCGCACGCCCTGCCACCGCATCGTCCACTTTCCGGTGGCGGAAGCGCCGGTCTCCCCCGGCTCACTGACGGAGGTTGAGATCGTCCACGGAGGCCCCCACAGCCTCCGCGGCACCTTGACCGCTCCGCCCCCCGCTGCTTCCCCGGAAGGCGCCGAGGCCGGCCTGAGAGGCTCCTCAGGGCTCCCCGTCCTTCGCGGTTGA